The following coding sequences are from one Azospirillum sp. TSH100 window:
- a CDS encoding RidA family protein: MTNRKPIFAEKAVPPAGQYSHAIVANGFVYVSGQGPHHPETGALPEDFAGEVRQTLRNLEIILKAAGTDLAHVVKVNSYLSDLGRFQEYNALYSEFFPTEPPARTTIGCQLNNIQVEIDCIAVLPTA; this comes from the coding sequence ATGACCAACCGCAAGCCGATTTTCGCCGAGAAGGCGGTGCCGCCCGCCGGCCAGTACAGCCACGCCATCGTCGCGAACGGCTTCGTCTATGTGTCGGGCCAGGGGCCGCACCATCCTGAAACCGGCGCCCTGCCCGAGGATTTCGCCGGCGAGGTGCGCCAGACCCTGCGCAACCTGGAAATCATCCTGAAGGCTGCCGGCACCGACCTCGCCCATGTGGTGAAGGTCAACAGCTACCTGAGCGACCTCGGCCGCTTCCAGGAATACAACGCGCTCTATTCGGAGTTCTTCCCGACCGAGCCGCCGGCCCGCACCACCATCGGCTGCCAGCTGAACAACATCCAGGTCGAAATCGACTGCATCGCCGTCCTGCCGACGGCTTAA
- a CDS encoding alanine racemase, giving the protein MRVDELDTPVPVIDLDRVEHNLTKMQAYCDRHGLALRPHIKTHKLPQFALRQIELGAVGITCQKISEALVMAEAGCKDILLTYPIVGAAKVSPLAELAGKTRLTVALDNAVALDTVAAAAAQAGVEIGILVEFDSGDGRCGVQTPDEVLTLARRAAGNGLTRFRGLMTYPRGPRTVPFVTETRALLDGAGIAVETVSVGGTPGCWDTHELPGVTELRVGTYIYHDRATVGAGVATLDECAVHVHATVVSRPTPDRAILDCGSKTLSSDRVAPSVGEGFGLILDYPDAVIVRVNEEHAVVDLSKSAAKPEIGDRVRILPNHVCVVTNLHDRMAITRNGEVVGDWPVPARGCTR; this is encoded by the coding sequence ATGCGCGTCGACGAACTCGACACCCCCGTCCCCGTCATCGACCTCGACCGGGTCGAGCATAACCTGACCAAGATGCAGGCCTATTGCGACCGGCACGGGTTGGCGCTGCGCCCGCACATCAAGACCCACAAGCTTCCCCAATTCGCGCTGCGCCAGATCGAGCTGGGCGCCGTCGGCATCACCTGCCAGAAGATCAGTGAAGCGCTGGTGATGGCCGAGGCTGGCTGCAAAGACATCCTGCTGACCTACCCCATCGTCGGCGCCGCCAAAGTGTCGCCGCTGGCCGAGCTGGCCGGCAAGACCAGGCTGACGGTGGCGCTCGACAACGCCGTCGCCCTCGACACCGTGGCCGCAGCCGCCGCGCAGGCCGGCGTCGAGATCGGCATTCTCGTGGAGTTCGACAGCGGCGACGGCCGCTGCGGCGTGCAGACCCCCGACGAGGTGCTGACGCTGGCCCGCCGCGCCGCCGGCAATGGCCTGACCCGCTTCCGCGGCCTGATGACCTACCCGCGCGGTCCCCGCACCGTGCCCTTCGTCACCGAGACGCGCGCCCTGCTGGACGGCGCCGGCATCGCGGTGGAGACGGTGTCGGTCGGCGGCACCCCCGGCTGCTGGGACACCCATGAGCTTCCCGGCGTGACCGAACTGCGCGTCGGCACCTACATCTATCACGACCGCGCCACCGTCGGCGCCGGGGTGGCGACGCTGGACGAATGCGCCGTGCATGTCCATGCCACCGTGGTCAGCCGCCCGACCCCCGACCGCGCCATTCTGGATTGCGGCAGCAAGACGCTGTCGAGCGACCGCGTCGCCCCGTCGGTGGGCGAAGGCTTCGGCCTGATCCTCGACTACCCCGACGCGGTGATCGTCCGCGTCAACGAGGAGCATGCGGTGGTCGACCTCAGCAAGAGCGCCGCGAAGCCGGAGATCGGCGACCGCGTGCGCATCCTGCCCAACCATGTGTGCGTGGTGACCAACCTGCACGACCGCATGGCGATCACCCGCAACGGCGAGGTCGTCGGCGACTGGCCGGTGCCGGCGCGCGGCTGCACCCGCTGA
- a CDS encoding ABC transporter ATP-binding protein, whose product MDADLTLDIRNLQTHFTADPGVSKAVDGVSFAVRRNETLAVVGESGSGKSVTSLSAMRLIPTPPGIIAGGEILFRGRDGQVRDLARLSERAMRTVRGNEIGMIFQEPMTSLNPVYTVGDQIGEALRYHQGLDRRAARAEALAMLKKVGIPAAERRLDEYPHQMSGGMRQRVMIAMALACRPTLLIADEPTTALDVTIQAQILDLMRRLQEETGTSILFITHNLGVVAEVAHRVVVMYSGRIVEEGDVRSLLKSPRHPYTRGLLACMPHLGQRRGDGGRLYAIPGSVPSPVNRPAGCTFAPRCALAEPACLAAEPVLEPVGPDHSARCRRWRDVQ is encoded by the coding sequence ATGGACGCTGACCTCACGCTCGACATCCGCAACCTGCAAACCCACTTCACCGCCGATCCCGGCGTGTCGAAGGCGGTGGACGGCGTGTCCTTCGCCGTGCGCCGCAACGAGACGCTGGCCGTCGTCGGCGAATCCGGCAGCGGCAAGTCGGTGACCAGCCTGTCGGCGATGCGGCTGATCCCGACGCCGCCGGGCATCATCGCCGGCGGCGAGATCCTGTTCCGCGGCCGCGACGGCCAGGTGCGCGACCTCGCCCGCCTCAGCGAGCGCGCCATGCGCACTGTCCGCGGCAACGAGATCGGCATGATCTTCCAGGAGCCGATGACCTCGCTGAACCCGGTCTACACCGTCGGCGACCAGATCGGCGAGGCTCTGCGCTACCATCAGGGCCTCGACCGCCGGGCGGCGCGGGCGGAGGCGCTGGCCATGCTGAAGAAGGTCGGCATCCCGGCGGCGGAGCGGCGGCTGGACGAGTATCCGCACCAGATGTCGGGCGGCATGCGCCAGCGCGTGATGATCGCCATGGCGCTGGCCTGCCGCCCCACCCTGCTGATCGCCGACGAGCCGACCACGGCGCTGGACGTGACCATCCAGGCGCAGATTCTCGACCTGATGCGACGGCTTCAGGAGGAGACCGGCACCTCGATCCTGTTCATCACCCACAATCTGGGCGTGGTGGCGGAGGTCGCGCACCGGGTGGTGGTGATGTATTCCGGCCGCATCGTCGAGGAAGGCGATGTCCGCTCCCTGCTGAAATCGCCCAGGCACCCCTACACCCGCGGGCTGCTGGCCTGCATGCCGCATCTGGGCCAGCGCCGCGGCGATGGCGGCCGGCTCTACGCCATCCCCGGCAGCGTGCCGAGCCCGGTGAACCGCCCGGCCGGCTGCACCTTCGCCCCGCGCTGCGCGCTGGCCGAACCGGCCTGCCTCGCCGCCGAACCCGTTCTGGAGCCGGTCGGCCCCGACCATTCCGCCCGCTGCCGCCGCTGGAGAGACGTGCAATGA